From one Lotus japonicus ecotype B-129 chromosome 3, LjGifu_v1.2 genomic stretch:
- the LOC130743712 gene encoding F-box/kelch-repeat protein At3g23880-like: MKNPCDDSILPFELLMEILSRLPVKTLMQFVRVCKSWKSLIINDPSFAKLHLNISPKNTHILLTKEDNPYEFENQDSWVVPCSMRCLMEDPSSIIDVEGCYHLKGNHLVIGSCNGLVCLGNFYDVGPIEEFWVQLWNPATHLMSKKSPTFHLSMRTSVDAPRGKVNLGFGYDNSHDTYKVAVVHWDCTEKKMMARVYCMNNICCRKILSDSSSPILLRQIVGNFVGGCVNWLALKNMNDPEYQWDNVTLEQLVIASLDMSKEVYTYMLLPEGVNEVLHFEPDLEVLGNHMCLFHDRSKTHFVVWKMREFGKRESWTRWMSFSYENLGCEGFLYSHVPMFLSEDDNILLLAQTEDLEFVKYI, translated from the exons ATGAAAAACCCTTGTGATGATTCAATTCTCCCATTCGAACTCCTCATGGAAATCTTGTCACGGCTACCCGTGAAGACCCTCATGCAATTCGTGAGAGTTTGCAAGTCATGGAAATCACTGATCATTAATGATCCATCCTTCGCAAAACTACACCTCAATATATCTCCCAAAAACACACACATTCTCCTCACCAAAGAAGACAACCCCTACGAATTTGAAAATCAGGACAGTTGGGTTGTTCCATGCTCTATGCGTTGCTTGATGGAGGATCCGTCGTCCATTATCGATGTTGAAGGGTGCTACCATCTGAAGGGAAATCATTTGGTGATTGGCTCTTGTAATGGATTGGTTTGTTTGGGAAACTTTTATGATGTTGGCCCAATTGAAGAATTTTGGGTTCAGCTTTGGAACCCGGCCACACACTTGATGTCTAAGAAGTCACCAACCTTTCACCTGAGCATGCGAACTTCAGTGGATGCTCCGCGGGGTAAGGTGAATTTGGGGTTCGGCTATGATAATTCACATGATACTTATAAg GTGGCGGTGGTGCACTGGGATTGTACAGAGAAGAAAATGATGGCAAGAGTTTATTGCATGAACAATATTTGTTGCAGAAAGATTTTGAGTGACTCTTCTTCCCCTATTTTGCTACGTCAAATCGTGGGAAACTTTGTGGGTGGTTGTGTTAACTGGTTAGCACTTAAAAATATGAACGATCCCGAATATCAATGGGACAATGTTACTCTCGAGCAACTGGTTATTGCTTCCCTTGACATGAGTAAGGAGGTGTATACATATATGTTACTTCCTGAGGGTGTTAATGAGGTGCTTCATTTTGAGCCAGATCTCGAGGTTCTAGGAAATCACATGTGTCTTTTTCATGACCGTAGTAAAACTCATTTTGTTGTGTGGAAAATGAGAGAATTTGGAAAACGAGAGTCTTGGACTCGATGGATGAGTTTTAGTTATGAGAATCTTGGATGTGAAGGATTTTTGTATAGTCACGTGCCAATGTTCTTGTCTGAAGATGATAACATCCTTTTGCTTGCACAAACTGAGGACTTGGAGTTTGTCaagtatatataa
- the LOC130748366 gene encoding uncharacterized protein LOC130748366 isoform X2, which yields MSEAKDVVDLKNSPEGEAISHDSGDDPKESDKDQNDESPMPSPQQEEEAVMKKYGGMLPKKPPLISKDHERAYFDSADWTLGKTSAVQVG from the exons ATGTCAGAGGCTAAAGATGTTGTGGATTTGAAGAATTCCCCTGAAGGTGAAGCTATCTCTCATGATTCTGGGGATGATCCGAAAGAATCAGATAAAGATCAAAATGATGAAAGCCCCATGCCCTCACCTCAGCAGGAG GAAGAAGCTGTGATGAAGAAGTATGGAGGGATGTTGCCAAAGAAGCCTCCACTAATATCCAAG GATCATGAACGTGCTTATTTTGATTCTGCTGATTGGACTTTAGGGAAG ACTTCAGCAGTACAAGTTGGTTGA
- the LOC130748366 gene encoding uncharacterized protein LOC130748366 isoform X1: protein MASLLKGWFILLALRAMSEAKDVVDLKNSPEGEAISHDSGDDPKESDKDQNDESPMPSPQQEEEAVMKKYGGMLPKKPPLISKDHERAYFDSADWTLGKTSAVQVG, encoded by the exons ATGGCTTCACTGCTCAAAGGTTGGTTCATTCTTCTTGCGTTACG AGCAATGTCAGAGGCTAAAGATGTTGTGGATTTGAAGAATTCCCCTGAAGGTGAAGCTATCTCTCATGATTCTGGGGATGATCCGAAAGAATCAGATAAAGATCAAAATGATGAAAGCCCCATGCCCTCACCTCAGCAGGAG GAAGAAGCTGTGATGAAGAAGTATGGAGGGATGTTGCCAAAGAAGCCTCCACTAATATCCAAG GATCATGAACGTGCTTATTTTGATTCTGCTGATTGGACTTTAGGGAAG ACTTCAGCAGTACAAGTTGGTTGA